From the Falco biarmicus isolate bFalBia1 chromosome 19, bFalBia1.pri, whole genome shotgun sequence genome, one window contains:
- the LOC130141450 gene encoding feather keratin 4, producing the protein MSCYDLCPPTSCGPTPLANSCNEPCVRQCQDSTVVIQPSPVVVTLPGPILSSFPQNTAVGSSASAAVGSALSAGGVPISSGSSLGFGSFGYPGLGSGYSRPYRRYNTYRSGF; encoded by the coding sequence ATGTCCTGCTACGACCTGTGTCCACCCACCTCCTGTGGCCCAACCCCGCTTGCcaacagctgcaacgagccctgcgtcaggcagtgccaggactCAACGGTGGTGATCCAGCCCTCTCCCGTGGTGGTGACCCTGCCCGgacccatcctcagctccttcccccagaaCACCGCCGTGGGATCCTCAGCATCTGCAGCTGTCGGGAGCGCTCTCAGTGCTGGAGGGGTCCCCATCTCCTCCGGCAGCTCCTTGGGGTTTGGGAGCTTTGGCTATCCAGGCCTGGGCAGTGGGTACAGCCGACCCTACCGTCGCTACAACACCTACCGCAGTGGCTTCTAG